Within Seriola aureovittata isolate HTS-2021-v1 ecotype China chromosome 12, ASM2101889v1, whole genome shotgun sequence, the genomic segment TGGTGTTGCTATCACGTTTCCAGCCTCCACATCTAGAACTTTCCTGTTACTCCAGGAACACTGTCCACAGTCGCAGAAAGCCCATGGCAACCGAACGGCAAGTTAAACCAAACACATTACCCAGATTTTATATGATTCATTTGTTTGATACGTTTGTCTCTACGCACGTGTGTTAACGGTTGATCTCTGCTTTTGCTTTAGCAGCTTCACCGATAGCTTCATTGACGAAGATCCACAGAGAGCTCTGGAGGTAAACACAGCCGTTAGCTAGCCATAAACAACCGTCCTTAGCGATTTTAACAAATATCTGGTGGCCCTTTCCGGTTATCTTCCGGTCAACTCTGACTTTGTCCGACTAGCTGAAATTGAGTGTGGTGTCGGTGACACGTTTATGATGTTTGTAACCAACCAGCAAAGTTAGCTAACGCTTACTGTTAGCATCACTTTGTAAAAAGAGCAGGGCAGGATTATCCATATCCCTAAGTATCTGTAACATTTTAAAGGTAGCACTTTATGTTGTTGTGCTTCACCACCATTTATAAGTCATGAGGAGTTATCACCAGATAACAGTCGTTTTTAGATAGGTGGGGTTGTCAGCAAGACAAGCTTGCAGTGTCATCTTCAACAGATTTGAATAGAAGTCAGTAGCGAATgctgtttttttagttttatttacttCATATTTAAAACACACTTTCCTTTGAATGATGGTGACTGCTCTGTGGAAACTATTACACTAGGAATAGCAGTTCAGGTAATACACGCTTGTGAACCCTCTCAGAATGACCTCTTCCACTTCCAGATGGTTTCCTGAATAATAGTTGTGTGTGAAAGCCAGAattgcagagagaggagacaaccatgtctgtctcagtgtcagCATTTGCTTAGTGTTACTTTTCTACCGCTAAAACAAATCTTTCCAAGTCAAAGCTGTGCAGTAAGCTGTCCACTTAAacacctcctcttttcttctagGCACTGAATGAGGCCTTGCAAGGCGACTCCGACAACGCAGAGTGGTTTTGTCAGCGTGCTTATGCTCACATTCTTCTAAAAAACTACAGCTGTAAGCCTTCACAGTATTTTGTGGTGACAAACATGATTAGTAAATggccattttaaaaaatgaatttgcatGATTATACTTGCTTtcagaaaatatacattttattctaatattaataactatttgttttttgatacaGTCGATAGTATATGAGTATAATCTAATAGTTGGCTATTCAATCTTCATAAACAGCTGATTATCTTGTGAGGTCCAGACTTCTAAGTGACATAACCTTGATGaatatatatgtactgtataataAACATAGTGTTTTCTTCCACAGGTGCTGCTGATGATGCAAAGAAAGCACAACAGTTAAAACCCAGCCTTCCTCTTGCTTTCATGCGAACAGGGTGTGTACTTTGACATGATAAAGGAAACATAGGTTAATTGCATATTTGTTAAAGTATATAAGCTCAGCTGAAGATACTTTTGAATGACCCAAATAGTTCTATTTCATTTAGCCTAAGTTGTGGTATGAATTTGATTTGTAGACATTATAGGTTGGCTTCCTTAAATGACATGCCAAATAAAGTAGTACTGCTTTTACACAATAATTTCAGGTATGAAAGTAAGACCCATTTTTCCTGTTGCTTAAGTTTCAATTTGTGACTCTGATGTTAATAGTTTGTTGGCACTTGTGATTTTTGAATTTCTGGCTGATGAATGTCAACTTGCAAATTGAGAATGGAAAGTTGACATGCCAGAAAAATTAACGAGACATGATCTAAATTTTGCGTGTGAAAAGAAGTCACCTTTATTTTTCCAAGATTTTCCAGTCtaagtgtgtgtgacatgtttttctccCCTAACTGCAGAATAGCAGAGTACTACATGAACCAGTATGTGTCAGCACATGCAACCTTCACTCAGGGACACGAACTGGATGGTGAGTACAGCTTATTTTGGCCTTGAGACTTGAGCACAAACTTCCTATCATTCCACTTGTTACCAACCACTGTTCCCAGCAGTACCCTGTCTGCTTCACTCTACTCACTGAGTACACACTTCTAAACTTATGTCCTTTAGCTTTAGttataaaatacattacaatatgattttattaacatagtgcttttatttattgcttATACAATGACATCAAAAAAATCCTTTCTGATTGTGGAGTGCGTATCTTTAAATGTATTACTGGATACCTCAAATATTCAGTAACAATTGAACCACCATACTAAATCAAtgcacaatatactgtatattaaggtAGAGGTAACATGGCACAACCACTTTTACTTCATTACAAGTTAATTCACTGATGAAACTGAATTAACTGTGGATCAATCTGACTTCAAACAAACTTGTTGTCAATTTGAACATTGTTTCTCTTTATCACTATAGGCCTGATAATACACTTCACATTATTCTATGACTCCTCCTCATCcgttatatttttatatcaagtGATCTTGTAGTGTGTTAtagtttatatatttaaagtaaacattttttgtttattattatttatttttaaatacaggCCTATAATGAAATTGATACTGAAATCGTCTCTGATTTTTTGTCTCATTCTCTCAagaggtttgttttttgtttaaattttccTTGATGTGTCCGTGTGTTGTCGAACCAGATGGTCTACATGTTGGTTACTGTAGATTACTGATATATTTGAGTTTAAATGTCAAGTTTATCTTTTAAGCTGTATAATCCAAATTTGCACCAGAATTTAGGCAGGCCCATTTTAAACTGCCTTTATTGTTGAATATCAACATcgtttgttttcacattccaTTCAGATTGCATGTGTTcataaacaaagaaagtgaatgTATTGTTTCTGGATGGCCAgatattaaaacatttccagACGACTTCTTTCACCACCactttttataaccttttaaaCTTATAACTATAACTTTTAACTGAATGAAGGATTACAGTCCTCAGAtgtaagttatcagagaaacaagctgagcaaacaGCCCCTCTCGCAGCCCCTCCTGACCTCCTGTGTCCGCCCAAGAATGTCggagaaacactgatttttaatgtgaaactgcttcattcagtgtttttatcgATTTTAATTATTggcattgtttgttttgaagagAAGACCTCTGCAGATAATTTGGCTCCTGGtaaaaaacctcctgaacaatGAGCACTGAAGAACCtaacctaaaaataaaatggcaatGAGCTGACAGTGAAGACAATACCAACCCTTGTGATCCCACGCTAATTCACAAAGCCATAAAACTACATCTTGTCATTGCTTTGATTGACAGACCTCTATCAGCAGAAAAGGGCGTTGAACATTACTCTGCAAATGTAATGCAAATTGTTAACGTCtttatttaaaagacaaaatttaCTGGACATTGCATGCATTAGTGGAAACTCGACCTGTTAACATTTgataaaactgtaatttataCACATACTGTGGCTTCCAAAAGTTGGAGACAACAGATACATACACAATATAAGCTCACAAGCAAGGCAACATGGAAAAACTGCAAATCGGCAAATATCTTTCAAATGCCCTCAAGGATAGGTTCAGTACAGccttattaaaatgaatataaaaggctaatttgtaatcattttttctagctggagctggagctgttGCATCACATCCTTCCAGGGCTGAATAGGTTAATGAATTTGTTTCAAGTTTAGTAATGTCATGTCACATGCTGACTGTTACAAAAGAGTAATTGtacattttggttttgtctTGAGGGATGCATCCATGATGTCACTTAAGGactaatatattttaaaacctttaaCTTAATAATGTTTTTGCAGTTCCAGATCATATGAGCTAGTGAAACCACTTTAAGTCCACATTGTTTGCACATTGTCAACCATAACACTATCACCACCATTTTCAATATACAGACCAACTGTCACAAAGTCTCATTACTTTCTTCACTGTAGAGCTACAGTTTGTCCATCGCTCTCCTTCACAGTGAACGTCACTGAAAATACAACCAAAACATGAGCAACAACACATTGATGCTCGCTGCATAATGATGTGTATATTGCAGAACACAAGCATGAAAATGCTGTAGATATGTCTGTAACAGAATTGCTGTCATGGAAGCATGAATTGATTTTAATggacatatttttatatatatttatttcattataaaacaagctgtcattgtgtttttggagTGTTGATCCTTAAGGCTTTATTGGCGATTGGGCAAGTGGCCCAAATATCTTCAAGGAACATTTGATGAATCTGTAGTCAGAATTAAATTGATGGCATGGTGCACAAACACCAGAAATTAggctctttctcttctttcatctcTTTTGGGTTTGTTATATAACCAACAATAATGTATTAAACTTTTGCTTATTTTTACTCTCCCCCATTTGCCCATTTTCTTCCAAGTAATTTCAGCTTTGGAAACAAACCTATTAAAATAATGACTTCAGCCTTCTCCAGCACTTAGTCAAACCACTGTAGACTTCATTAGCACTTCACTAAAGCTCTTAAATCTTTTCACTAAATTTTCTAataatgctgtattttttttttttatatacaatattttgtAACAAAGCAAGACAGAACATTCCCATTATTTTTGTGATCTCCACAGCTTCTGACAAATCATATGAGATCTGGATAAAGCGGTGTGAAGAAATGATCAATGGTGAGTAGCTGAAcaagtctttgtttttattagatCCATATTCAAGCTGATTGTTCTTAAATTTTACATTCATTAGGGTATTTAATagtctttttctattttatttcaaattatttaattgttttatttattctaaatCCTCAAAGGGTATTAAACATTGCTACACAATATTCCCTCTTCCAGGTTTGCTTAAAAAGTTCAAACTATCAAATCCATTACCAGTTCCATCTAACATCTACatactgtttttttcctgctatCAAACACTAAACGGCACAGTCtgatcaaacaaacaagcacgCACGCATCCATGAACCCACATTGGTAGAGTGTTTAGGCAGAGCTGCTTCGTCCAATAAAAGATGCATGCCATGTCTGGGCGGTGTGTTGCTGTTTGCTGGTGATGCCTGGGCCCTCTGGATCATCTCAAGTAAACAAGAGCATGAGTTTTGACAAACACGCTTCACACCCGCATGCACACGTACTCCCACGAGCGGTATGATTCATCAGAGTAACTTTACTGATGTTTGAAAGCCCCCGATGAGACCCAACCCGTTCATAAGCCCGCTCAAAGACAGAACAcacgcgtgcgcgcacacagacaaatgcacacCAGGGTGCACATCAACCCACCACCCCTAAAACTTGAAAGTAACCTCCTTGCGCTTGCTCATGCTCACACCAGGAGCagtcatcctttttttttttctggtgacaGTGTGTTTACCACCAGCCAACAAACACTCACGACACCTGGTTATTCCATCACGTGTGGCTCCCTGCTCgtaccaaaacacacaaacagagacacacacacacacacacagacacacacagacacatagcCTTTTTCTGTTAACAGCCCAGCTCCTCACCATTTCAAACGCGACCTCATTAAGACAACATTAACACGCCTCCtatcatctcatctctctctacCCTCTGTGTGCTCTCACGCTGTGTAATGAAATCAGTGAATAATGTATGATAGCACGCTGGTAAACGGTGATCAGGCTTGCTTGGGCTCACAGGGCTTATAATGGGCGTGGATGGACCAGTAAACAAACTGGTGGCGAGGCagggagcgtgtgtgtgtgtatgtgtgtgtctatatctATGTGGAGTTATATCTTTGTGCTATCATTTATCTATAAACAGGTGTGTGCTACATTACAAGTTGCATTCTTACAGCCTTTTAATCATTATATTTGAGCAAATTGAGTTTAGGGACTTAAGGAGTGTATTAAATGCGTCcaccttcctctgtccctccagATCAGACACAGAACGGCAGCGTCAACAGGGTGAGTTTCTCTGCTCAGCCACCAGGGAGCAGTGTTGCTCTCAGCATCAGTAGGCAGAATCAGTCTTGTGTATGCTCTTGCTTCAAAGAGGGGCGCCTTACTAAGctgcttttgttattttgtttttacacattcGTGTCCTTTTTGTTTTGGCCCTTTACCTTATCACCACATCTTCCTCTCTAATTGCCGTCCCGTCTCTGGTGCTGAACGACCCAGCAGACACCAGCAGTGCCAAATGTGAAGTAAGTATATCAATGTAAATATTCCTTATCTAGGTatcacttttatgtttttactgtGAATTTATTACACCAGTTAAATATTTAACCCAGCCTCGGTGCATCAACCGGCCCCATTCTGTATGAGTGTGTAAATACAATGTGCATAGACAGTATATGtaaatgagctgctgctgttgtgttactTGATTTTCTGGGTTGCATGAAGTCTCTGTATTAGTCAGAAGTCTATTGTCAGATCAGTGGTCAAAAGAGAAGAAGTCATATCAGTAAGTCGTGTTATTCAGACTTTTtgatcattgtgtgtgtgtgtttctctctcacagaTACGACTGGTATCAAACAGAATCTCAAGTTATTGTCACAGTCATGGCGAAAAACGTACCCAAGGATGGTGTTTCTGTCAAATTCATGGACAAagaggtacaaacacacacttcagtgtagagagagaagtgtgtgtgtgtgtgtgtgtctgtctgtgtggaagGAACAGGGATGGGTTAGCTCGTGGGTGTTTCCTCGGGGGGGCCCATTAGAtgggtctcacacacacacacacacacacacacacacacacacacacacacacacacacactccccacgGACCCAACTATGCCTCCAGTGGTGCCTTGTTAACATTGCCCCTAAAGTACAGATCTAAGAACAATTTACCCTCCCCAGCTTCTCCAACCTCCTAATTGTCTGTAGATAGAAGGCATAACTGATCTAGGATCAGCCACATAGGCCTCTGGGGACaaccctctttctttctctttttctcttttcctttctgccTTTCcacttctctttccctctctcggAGGGGTAACTGCAGGGCACCCCAGGGAACGGCTTTGTCTTTCCTAATAGAATAACAAACTGAGTTTACCCCATTTCAGAAGAAATAGTTCACTCGCTCCGAATCACACAGTCACTTGTTAAGCTGCCTCTGTGGTGCGAAGTACAGATAAGTTCATATATTTTTTACTAGGTCAGTATatacaaaagaaattaaagatgAAAGGCAGTGGTTTCACTTATTTTCCCTGGTGACTGAGTATGCAGCAGCTGTATACCTACAGACAGAGCAGGAATACAACTGGAAATGAATATTAAGGCTTTGATAGCTTTGTGGAATTGCCCAAAAGCTACTTCAGCTAACTTTCTAAGCTTTTATCCCCGATGAACTACTTCTTGCATTAATTTAGTCCAAAATCAGAAAAGTGCACTTTCAGTGAAGTGGTCAGTGGTAAATTGCACATTACAGGTTGAAGTGCAGTAGAGTTTgtccaaaaaaataacatgtacATATGAGAGCAGCATTTGGAAAGTGATGAGTGTGGAAACAGTGTGAGGATTTGGGCCACGGCCGACCCCATTTCCCTCTAAACCAACAAGACCTCCCACCCACCCAGTAAGTGAGTGACAGGCTGTTAGGAGCTGTCTGACCCTCCCTCATCACTGGTCACTCCGTGGCTGAAGGGGACAGGGCGAGGATACTCCTGGCCGTCACACCAGCCACATCAGATGATTATTCTCATGGACATGCTGACACCTTCAGCCCCTCCTCACTCCTCAACTCTGTTTTCTAAAAGACGGCAGttaaactaaatgaaaagaTTGGTGCCACAATTTCACGGTTGTCATGGTAATACCTTAGATGAAACtttctttacatatttttatgttttcctaGTTGCTTACGACTAAACTTTATGGCAGTCAATGTGGGGTAATGACTAATATCTGGTCTTTTCTGTGTCTTCCAGCTCGAAGCCATGATACAGCTGGCATCAGGGGAGAACTACAACTTCCACCTCCACCTTCTGCATCCCATCATCCCTCAACAGAGCAACTTCAAGATCCTCACCACCAAGGTACCACACCCATCCCATTCAGTCACCTTTATTCGAGCCTTTAGAGCCGAATGTGCTGTAGAATAGTTTAAAATCAACATTTGCAAGAACATTAACAGCTCTGAATAATTTACATTCTGCCATACCTTTTTCTATAATCTGACATGTGTCTGACAGGCTTGACAGACATTTCACTGAGACTGATGACATGCTCATGAAGCAGGAACAAACAGCGTGTGTCAGACCTGCATGCTTTCAAAAGCTTGTGTTAAATGGTACATCGTGCACAAAGACACATCAAAGCATTGTGATACGTGTTCTCTGATGTTAGAGCACACGGGACAAAAAATTGCTGGCTTTTGTCCTTGCTAGCGTCACGGTAGTGTTAGAAATTTTCCAACTTGctttattacaaaataatatttattttattaaaaaaacagcactaTTATAGTTTTTAGTGAAATGATTTGTGTTCCTAGCAAGGACAAAAGCCACAATTGACCAAACACTGAggtgaaaaatttaaataaaatttggtCATATGGCATCAGTCTAAGGAGGGAATGTAGGTGCCAGCATCATCATGAGCACATACAAGGTTTTGCCCGTTTCTGCCGGGCATGTCGTGAAATAACAAGGAATTTTACCAACAAATCATTTTACAGAATAAATTGCGTAACCTGTTTCTCACATACACTAGTATTAGATGTCGTTTTCTTTTGCTCCGCAGCGAGTCGAGCTGTagtggaaaataaatctgtttacCACTTTTCAACTTTTCTGAGCtgaacaacataaacaaacaagaaagaagaaacaacattttttagGTCAAGGAAACACTTGAGCTAAGTTTTTGAAAGTCAATGAAAAGTCATTGAATCTTGCATGTAGCCTTGTCATCTTCGCAGTTACTCTCAACAATAAAGAAGCAGACTATTAAACATGTCAGGGAACATTTTTTATGTCGctataaagaaaatatgatgTAGTAATGTCACACACTGGAGAAATGCAGGCACTTCTCTTCTCACAGCCGATGTTTTACCAAAGAGCATCACATGACATGTTAGTTTGTCTGTGTATTCAGGCTATTATTGTCTTAATAGATGATCATTAATTATTTTAGTCTCTTGac encodes:
- the sugt1 gene encoding protein SGT1 homolog isoform X1, with translation MATERSFTDSFIDEDPQRALEALNEALQGDSDNAEWFCQRAYAHILLKNYSCAADDAKKAQQLKPSLPLAFMRTGIAEYYMNQYVSAHATFTQGHELDASDKSYEIWIKRCEEMINDQTQNGSVNRQTPAVPNVKYDWYQTESQVIVTVMAKNVPKDGVSVKFMDKELEAMIQLASGENYNFHLHLLHPIIPQQSNFKILTTKVEIKMMKTDAIRWEKLEGEGQESNIKHFNPNQYPSSSHYTCKWDKMVVDLGEEEKNEKLEGDAALNKLFQQIYSDGSDEVKRAMNKSFMESGGTVLSTNWRDVGKRTVDMNPPEDVEFKKY
- the sugt1 gene encoding protein SGT1 homolog isoform X2, whose protein sequence is MATERSFTDSFIDEDPQRALEALNEALQGDSDNAEWFCQRAYAHILLKNYSCAADDAKKAQQLKPSLPLAFMRTGIAEYYMNQYVSAHATFTQGHELDASDKSYEIWIKRCEEMINDQTQNGSVNRTPAVPNVKYDWYQTESQVIVTVMAKNVPKDGVSVKFMDKELEAMIQLASGENYNFHLHLLHPIIPQQSNFKILTTKVEIKMMKTDAIRWEKLEGEGQESNIKHFNPNQYPSSSHYTCKWDKMVVDLGEEEKNEKLEGDAALNKLFQQIYSDGSDEVKRAMNKSFMESGGTVLSTNWRDVGKRTVDMNPPEDVEFKKY
- the sugt1 gene encoding protein SGT1 homolog isoform X3; the encoded protein is MATERFTDSFIDEDPQRALEALNEALQGDSDNAEWFCQRAYAHILLKNYSCAADDAKKAQQLKPSLPLAFMRTGIAEYYMNQYVSAHATFTQGHELDASDKSYEIWIKRCEEMINDQTQNGSVNRQTPAVPNVKYDWYQTESQVIVTVMAKNVPKDGVSVKFMDKELEAMIQLASGENYNFHLHLLHPIIPQQSNFKILTTKVEIKMMKTDAIRWEKLEGEGQESNIKHFNPNQYPSSSHYTCKWDKMVVDLGEEEKNEKLEGDAALNKLFQQIYSDGSDEVKRAMNKSFMESGGTVLSTNWRDVGKRTVDMNPPEDVEFKKY